One Dermatophagoides farinae isolate YC_2012a chromosome 1, ASM2471394v1, whole genome shotgun sequence genomic region harbors:
- the LOC124491760 gene encoding uncharacterized protein LOC124491760 isoform X2, with protein sequence MTSFTSTLISFIMKFIIIILFIIMVASTTQAVRINSISRPQSFRSGTAIEVILDCDFSIDDNDEMLVVKWFLNDDSQHIYQWIQSRDYRIYSDKIKPYVDENFFVQDPKTRHRAIRLLNPPAILSGKYTCSVSSLQNEEINSTYLVIYEPARSFEMAAIEDEENDHHDGNDNDDDDGFNITCTAFGIYPEPEIKLLKIKSINETLESYEIESNTTTIISFRSMTNGFYSITLVSHIEQNQSSTTTSMAQSNNELNPSRARLSLKSQPSSSATTMNQIAEHYECRLSIPNTDYVEVKRLAIQDGWRTKWRSNAASTLSSFSSWSIIPTIIFILFSVTLVFRW encoded by the exons ATGACaa gttttacatcaacattaatctcattcattatgaaattcatcattattatcctcttcatcatcatggtggcATCAACCACACAAGCTGTACGTATCAATTCAATAAGTCGTCCACAATCATTTCGTTCGGGTACTGCCATCGAAGTTATATTGGATTGTGATTTCAGTATCGATGACAACGATGAAATGCTTGTAGTCAAATGGTttctcaatgatgattcacaaCATATATATCAATGGATACAATCACGTGATTATCGGATATATTCAGATAAGATTAAACCATATGTggatgagaatttttttgttcaagatCCTAAAACTCGTCATCGAGCTATACGATTATTAAATCCACCGGCAATTTTAAGTGGAAAATATACGTGCAGTGTTAGCTCATtacaaaatgaagaaatcaATTCGACCTATTTAGTTATCTATG AACCAGCACGATCATTTGAGATGGCCGCaattgaagatgaagaaaatgatcatcatgatggtaacgataatgatgatgatgatggatttaaCATAACCTGTACTGCTTTTGGTATTTATCCTGAGCCGGagataaaattattgaaaatcaaatcaatcaacgaAACATTAGAATcatatgaaattgaatctaATACAACTACAATCATATCATTTCGATCAATGACGAATGGATTTTATTCGATAACACTTGTATCGCATATCGAAcagaatcaatcatcaacgacaactaGTATGGCTCAAAGTAATAATGAACTGAATCCATCTCGTGCAAGGCTATCATTGAAAtcacaaccatcatcatcagcaacaacaatgaatcaaatagCTGAACATTATGAATGTAGATTATCAATACCGAATACTGATTATGTTGAAGTGAAACGATTGGCCATACAAGATG GTTGGCGAACCAAATGGCGTTCGAATGCtgcatcaacattatcatctttcTCATCTTGGTCGATAATACCaaccatcattttcatattattTTCAG